The following coding sequences lie in one Streptomyces venezuelae genomic window:
- a CDS encoding ATP-binding protein has translation MRYRVLGTTRATHPDGTPVPVGGARLRALLTALALRPGTLVPAHTLVADVWTGDDSPADATGALQALVARLRRALGADAVASADGGYRLRAHPDDVDVFRFDRLVADGTRALADGDAAKAAAALDDALALWTGEPLADLPERTADTARWQARRLDARRARMTAALALGDGERVLPELAELCDTYPLDEPLQALRLRALRDTGRTAQALSAYEEVRRAMADRLGADPGPELRALHEELLREPPAAAPGPAPSRDRAPGNLRARLTSFVGREADIDAIRSDLGGARLVTLLGPGGAGKTRLSQEVAEAVAGGFPDGAWLAELAPVEDPADVPAAVLTALGARETVLRGAGAEEIRAMTERHGKDPVARLVEHCDTRRMLIVLDNCEHVVEAAAHLADELLARCPGVTVLATSREPLGVPGELLRPVEPLPEPVALRLFAERGAAARPGFTVEADPAAAAEICRRLDGLPLAIELAAARLRMLTPRQIADRLDDRFRLLTSGARTVLPRQQTLRAVVDWSWDLLDEAERTVLRRLSVFAGGCDLTAAEEVCAAPGSAHDVADLLGSLVDKSLVVAAPSPLSDGGMRYRLLETVAEYAGERLDESGDRAAAERAHLVHYREVARTTDPELRGRGQLAAVERLEAEYENLRTALRHAVAARDEQEALCLVLSLCWFWQIRGLRLETRNWSRDVAALGPDPFAPPVDPAPPLYESCTEAPPPMRPEVLAEARRGVHLLLVSCMEMDLVDWQSPEAATRLEGVRRAYRPGLPQTCRTPGNLWFFAVLLGGGMETLRVTLDETVSACRAFGYEWELAAALQTRANILANRSDWAGDALRDADEALHLFRRIGDVWGIAEALAARGESRERRGEFAAAAEDYEAAVEYAARLDAQNQVALLKARLGSILTDSTERRDLFERGEALLREVLDNPGRHRTGDAVPAARLFLALALGRSRRHDEAREQLRLLRLEFSGIGYAVFDSSVLGIRAWLDALDGRHAESLTGACEAFAKALDPLSRIVAPHMVAVHLAIVSMALAAGGDDGRDGDRSRAHDAARLLAVADGALPQGHFANTMEREIREGAEERCRAALGDGPYEAAYARGGGLSLEEAAALCTAWATG, from the coding sequence GTGAGATACCGCGTGCTGGGGACGACCAGAGCCACCCACCCCGACGGAACCCCCGTTCCCGTCGGCGGCGCCCGCCTACGCGCCCTCCTCACCGCCCTCGCCCTCCGCCCCGGCACCCTCGTCCCCGCCCACACCCTCGTCGCCGACGTATGGACGGGCGACGACTCCCCCGCGGACGCGACCGGCGCGCTGCAGGCGCTCGTGGCCCGGCTCCGCAGGGCGCTCGGCGCGGACGCCGTCGCCTCGGCGGACGGCGGCTACCGCCTCCGCGCCCACCCCGACGACGTCGACGTCTTCCGCTTCGACCGACTCGTCGCCGACGGCACCCGCGCCCTCGCGGACGGCGACGCGGCGAAGGCGGCCGCGGCCCTGGACGACGCGCTCGCCCTGTGGACCGGCGAACCCCTCGCCGACCTCCCCGAACGCACCGCGGACACCGCCCGCTGGCAGGCCCGCCGCCTCGACGCCCGCCGCGCCAGGATGACCGCGGCCCTCGCCCTGGGGGACGGCGAGCGGGTCCTGCCCGAGCTCGCCGAGCTCTGCGACACGTACCCCCTGGACGAACCGCTGCAGGCCCTGCGGCTGCGCGCCCTCCGCGACACGGGCCGCACGGCCCAGGCGCTCTCGGCGTACGAAGAAGTACGACGCGCCATGGCGGACCGGCTCGGCGCCGACCCGGGCCCCGAACTCCGCGCCCTGCACGAAGAGTTGCTGCGAGAGCCACCCGCCGCCGCCCCCGGCCCCGCCCCTTCCCGCGACCGCGCCCCCGGCAATCTCCGGGCCCGTCTCACCTCCTTCGTCGGGCGCGAGGCCGACATCGACGCGATCCGTAGCGACCTCGGCGGCGCGCGGCTCGTCACGCTCCTCGGACCCGGCGGCGCCGGCAAGACACGGCTGTCGCAGGAGGTCGCCGAGGCCGTCGCGGGCGGCTTCCCCGACGGCGCGTGGCTGGCCGAGCTCGCCCCGGTCGAGGACCCCGCCGACGTCCCCGCCGCCGTCCTCACCGCACTCGGCGCCCGCGAGACCGTGCTGCGCGGCGCCGGCGCCGAGGAGATACGGGCCATGACGGAGCGGCACGGCAAGGACCCCGTCGCCCGGCTCGTCGAGCACTGCGACACGCGCCGCATGCTGATCGTCCTCGACAACTGCGAGCACGTCGTCGAGGCCGCCGCCCACCTCGCCGACGAACTCCTCGCCCGCTGCCCCGGCGTGACGGTCCTCGCCACGAGCCGTGAACCCCTCGGCGTACCGGGCGAGTTGCTGCGGCCCGTCGAGCCGCTGCCCGAACCCGTCGCGCTGCGCCTGTTCGCCGAGCGCGGCGCCGCCGCCCGGCCCGGCTTCACCGTCGAGGCGGACCCGGCGGCCGCCGCCGAGATCTGCCGCCGCCTCGACGGCCTGCCGCTCGCCATCGAACTGGCCGCCGCCCGCCTGCGGATGCTCACCCCGCGCCAGATCGCCGACCGCCTCGACGACCGTTTCCGGCTGCTCACCAGCGGCGCCCGCACGGTCCTGCCCCGCCAGCAGACGCTGCGGGCCGTCGTCGACTGGTCCTGGGACCTCCTCGACGAGGCCGAACGTACGGTCCTGCGGCGCCTCTCGGTCTTCGCGGGCGGCTGCGACCTGACGGCGGCGGAGGAGGTGTGCGCGGCCCCCGGAAGCGCGCACGACGTCGCCGACCTGCTCGGCTCGCTCGTCGACAAGTCCCTCGTCGTCGCCGCCCCCTCGCCGCTCTCCGACGGCGGCATGCGCTACCGGCTCCTCGAAACCGTCGCGGAGTACGCGGGGGAGCGGCTCGACGAGTCGGGCGACAGGGCCGCCGCCGAGCGGGCGCACCTCGTGCACTACCGCGAGGTCGCGCGGACCACCGACCCCGAGCTCCGGGGCCGCGGGCAGCTCGCCGCCGTGGAGCGTCTGGAGGCCGAGTACGAGAACCTGCGCACCGCCCTGCGCCACGCGGTCGCCGCACGGGACGAGCAGGAGGCGCTCTGCCTCGTCCTGTCCCTGTGCTGGTTCTGGCAGATCCGCGGCCTGCGCCTGGAGACCCGCAACTGGTCCCGTGACGTCGCCGCCCTCGGCCCCGACCCGTTCGCCCCGCCCGTCGACCCGGCGCCGCCGCTGTACGAGTCGTGCACGGAGGCGCCTCCGCCGATGCGCCCCGAGGTCCTGGCGGAGGCCCGTCGCGGGGTGCATCTGCTCCTCGTCTCCTGCATGGAGATGGACCTGGTGGACTGGCAGTCGCCGGAGGCGGCGACGCGGCTGGAGGGCGTCCGGCGCGCGTACCGGCCAGGGCTCCCGCAGACCTGCCGGACGCCCGGCAACCTCTGGTTCTTCGCCGTGCTGCTCGGCGGCGGCATGGAGACGCTGCGGGTCACCCTCGACGAGACGGTCTCCGCCTGCCGTGCGTTCGGGTACGAGTGGGAGCTCGCCGCCGCCCTCCAGACGCGGGCCAACATCCTCGCCAACCGCAGCGACTGGGCGGGCGACGCCCTGCGCGACGCGGACGAGGCACTGCACCTGTTCCGGCGGATCGGCGACGTGTGGGGCATCGCCGAGGCGCTTGCAGCGCGCGGTGAATCGCGGGAGCGGCGCGGCGAGTTCGCGGCGGCCGCGGAGGACTACGAAGCCGCCGTCGAGTACGCCGCGCGGCTCGACGCGCAGAACCAGGTGGCGCTGCTCAAGGCCAGGCTCGGCTCCATCCTCACGGACTCGACGGAGCGGCGGGACCTCTTCGAGCGGGGCGAGGCGCTGCTGCGGGAGGTCCTCGACAACCCGGGCCGGCACCGTACGGGCGACGCCGTCCCCGCCGCCCGGCTCTTCCTCGCCCTCGCGCTCGGCCGCAGCCGCCGCCACGACGAGGCGCGCGAGCAACTGCGGCTGCTTCGCCTGGAGTTCAGCGGGATCGGGTACGCGGTCTTCGACAGTTCCGTGCTCGGCATCAGGGCGTGGCTCGACGCGCTGGACGGGCGGCACGCCGAGAGTCTGACGGGGGCGTGCGAGGCCTTCGCGAAGGCCCTCGACCCGCTGTCGCGGATCGTCGCCCCGCACATGGTGGCCGTCCATCTGGCGATCGTCTCCATGGCGCTGGCGGCGGGCGGCGACGACGGCCGGGACGGGGACAGGAGCCGCGCGCACGACGCCGCGCGGCTCCTCGCGGTCGCCGACGGCGCACTGCCGCAGGGGCACTTCGCGAACACGATGGAGCGGGAGATCCGCGAGGGCGCGGAGGAGCGGTGCAGGGCCGCGCTCGGGGACGGCCCGTACGAGGCGGCGTACGCGCGG
- a CDS encoding DUF6578 domain-containing protein, with amino-acid sequence MTVWNVMYQDWQLECCGDPFAVGDEVTWQLLVDTTAPEREWAAELTEIEGPVESAGGGPVVCAGGVTVPWTGSGDWPPRLHLRGLLTVEQHGGKWPRTRGVVRGIQVVGQAYREEHLVPGKRSLRPVDSCPKRFEHVGRAAAGERLRREETGVLVELEVE; translated from the coding sequence ATGACCGTATGGAACGTGATGTACCAGGACTGGCAGCTGGAGTGCTGCGGGGACCCGTTCGCGGTGGGCGACGAGGTGACGTGGCAGCTGCTCGTCGACACGACGGCGCCCGAACGCGAGTGGGCGGCGGAACTCACCGAGATCGAGGGCCCGGTGGAGTCGGCGGGCGGCGGCCCGGTGGTGTGCGCGGGTGGCGTGACGGTGCCGTGGACGGGCTCCGGGGACTGGCCTCCGCGCCTGCACCTGAGGGGCCTCCTGACGGTGGAACAGCACGGCGGCAAGTGGCCGCGCACGAGGGGCGTGGTCCGCGGCATCCAGGTGGTCGGCCAGGCGTACCGGGAGGAGCACCTGGTCCCGGGCAAGCGCAGCCTCCGCCCGGTGGACAGCTGCCCGAAGCGGTTCGAGCACGTGGGCAGGGCGGCGGCGGGGGAGAGGCTGCGAAGGGAGGAGACGGGGGTGCTGGTGGAGCTGGAGGTGGAGTGA
- a CDS encoding site-2 protease family protein, translating into MTTAPIRRTDRRISPVFLGIAAVTAVSGWAAWTGFADNPGLAVFLFVTAAWIVSLCLHEYAHARTALHSGDISIGAKGYLTLNPLKYTHALLSIVLPVLFVIMGGIGLPGGAVFIERGRIRGRWRHSLISAAGPLTNVLFAVVCTAPFWLDALDGVPDTFCYALGFLALLQVTAAILNFLPVPGLDGYGVIEPWLSHRIRRQVEPFAPFGLIAVFVVLWIPEVNRAFFDAIDAVLRSLGVTEWDTYWGHELYRFWEGSQEIPPRTS; encoded by the coding sequence ATGACCACCGCCCCCATCCGCCGCACCGACCGGCGGATCAGCCCCGTCTTCCTGGGGATCGCCGCCGTCACGGCGGTCTCCGGCTGGGCCGCCTGGACCGGTTTCGCCGACAATCCCGGGCTCGCCGTCTTCCTCTTCGTGACGGCCGCCTGGATCGTCTCGCTCTGCCTGCACGAGTACGCGCACGCGCGCACCGCCCTGCACAGCGGTGACATCTCCATCGGCGCGAAGGGCTATCTGACCCTCAACCCGCTCAAGTACACGCACGCCCTGCTCAGCATCGTGCTGCCCGTACTGTTCGTGATCATGGGCGGCATCGGCCTGCCCGGCGGCGCCGTCTTCATCGAGCGTGGCCGCATCCGGGGCCGCTGGCGGCACAGCCTCATCTCGGCGGCGGGCCCGCTGACGAACGTGCTGTTCGCCGTCGTCTGCACGGCGCCGTTCTGGCTGGACGCCCTGGACGGCGTCCCGGACACGTTCTGCTACGCGCTGGGGTTCCTGGCCCTGCTCCAGGTGACCGCCGCGATCCTGAACTTCCTGCCCGTCCCCGGCCTGGACGGGTACGGCGTCATCGAACCGTGGCTGTCGCACAGGATCCGCCGCCAGGTGGAGCCGTTCGCGCCGTTCGGGCTGATCGCGGTCTTCGTCGTCCTTTGGATCCCGGAGGTCAACCGCGCCTTCTTCGACGCGATCGACGCGGTCCTGCGCTCCCTGGGCGTCACCGAGTGGGACACCTACTGGGGGCACGAGCTGTACCGCTTCTGGGAGGGGTCTCAGGAGATCCCTCCCAGGACGAGCTAG
- the npdG gene encoding NADPH-dependent F420 reductase: MTSTDSVQKAPAKDPWELPDVSGLVVGVLGGTGDQGRGLAYRLARAGQKVIIGSRAAERARATADELGHGVEGADNAECARRSDIVIVAVPWDGHAKTLEGLREELSGKLVVDCVNPLGFDKKGAYALKPEEGSAAEQAAALLPDSRVTAAFHHLSAVLLQDPEIEEIDTDVMVLGESRADTDTIQALAARIPGMRGVFAGRLRNAHQVESLVANLISVNRRYKAHAGLRVTDV; the protein is encoded by the coding sequence ATGACCTCTACCGACAGTGTGCAGAAGGCCCCCGCCAAGGACCCCTGGGAGCTGCCCGACGTGTCCGGGCTCGTCGTCGGCGTGCTCGGCGGCACCGGCGACCAGGGGCGGGGGCTCGCCTACCGCCTCGCCCGCGCGGGCCAGAAGGTGATCATCGGCTCCCGCGCCGCCGAACGCGCGCGGGCCACCGCCGACGAGCTCGGGCACGGCGTCGAGGGCGCGGACAACGCGGAGTGCGCGCGGCGCAGCGACATCGTGATCGTCGCCGTGCCGTGGGACGGCCACGCCAAGACCCTCGAAGGGCTCCGCGAGGAGCTGAGCGGCAAGCTCGTCGTCGACTGCGTGAACCCGCTCGGCTTCGACAAGAAGGGCGCCTACGCCCTCAAGCCCGAGGAGGGCAGCGCCGCCGAGCAGGCCGCCGCGCTGCTCCCCGACTCGCGCGTCACCGCCGCCTTCCACCACCTGTCGGCCGTGCTGCTCCAGGACCCGGAGATCGAGGAGATCGACACGGACGTGATGGTCCTCGGCGAGAGCCGCGCCGACACCGACACGATCCAGGCGCTCGCCGCCCGTATCCCCGGCATGCGCGGCGTCTTCGCGGGCCGCCTCCGCAATGCCCACCAGGTCGAGTCGCTCGTCGCCAACCTGATCTCCGTGAACCGGCGCTACAAGGCGCACGCGGGCCTGCGCGTCACGGACGTATAG